A single window of Salvia splendens isolate huo1 chromosome 6, SspV2, whole genome shotgun sequence DNA harbors:
- the LOC121809248 gene encoding alkaline/neutral invertase A, mitochondrial-like has protein sequence MTTIFKFKNMKPCSRILSPSKNAGVPLPKSSNFSSNPNHFSASRFRTILGRTQKRNSALSSTWGQSRIFSSSCCFNPSKRARTHLAVAPHLRNFSAPVEKCDRIYLKGGINVKPPPGDEGVEEGGENVRKNECSRLAGKEETDVEKEAWRLLRNAIVTYCGSPVGTVAANDPNDKTPLNYDQVFIRDFVPSAFAFLLKGEGEIVKNFLLHTLQLQSWEKTVDCYSPGQGLMPASFKVRSVAVDDDKFEEVLDPDFGESAIGRVAPVDSGLWWIILLRAYGKLTGDYSLQERVDVQTGIKLVINLCLSDGFDMFPSLLVTDGSCMIDRRMGIHGHPLEIQSLFYSALRCSREMLEVEEGSKNLVKAINNRLSALSFHIREYYWVDLKKINEIYRYKTEEYSTEAINKFNIYPDQIPHWLMHWIPETGGYLIGNLQPAHMDFRFFTLGNLWSIISSLGTPKQNEAVLNLIEAKWDDLIGQMPLKVCYPAVESEEWRIITGSDPKNTPWSYHNGGSWPTLLWQFTLACMKMRRTDLAKKALGIVEKRLPLDGWPEYYDTKNGKFIGKQARLYQTWSIAGYLTSKMLMEKPDAAALLLWEEDYDILENCVCAVSNSNRKNCSRMLAKSQILV, from the exons ATGACCACCATTTTCAAATTCAAGAACATGAAGCCATGTTCCAGAATCCTGTCGCCCTCCAAGAACGCGGGCGTCCCTCTCCCCAAATCCTCCAATTTCTCATCCAACCCTAATCACTTCTCCGCTTCCCGATTTCGCACCATTCTTGGTCGGACCCAGAAGCGGAATTCtgcattgtcttcgacatgggGCCAATCGAGAATCTTCTCCAGCTCCTGCTGTTTCAATCCCAGCAAGAGGGCGAGGACCCATCTCGCGGTGGCGCCGCATTTGAGGAATTTCTCGGCGCCGGTGGAGAAATGCGATCGGATTTACTTGAAGGGAGGCATCAATGTGAAGCCTCCGCCGGGGGATGAGGGGGTTGAAGAGGGCGGGGAGAATGTGCGGAAGAATGAGTGCTCGAGGTTGGCGGGGAAGGAGGAGACTGATGTGGAGAAGGAGGCGTGGAGGCTGCTGAGGAACGCTATTGTCACGTATTGCGGGAGCCCCGTGGGCACTGTGGCCGCAAATGATCCCAATGATAAGACGCCGCTTAACTACGATCAGGTGTTTATACGTGATTTTGTCCCTTCTGCCTTTGCGTTTTTGCTCAAGGGTGAGGGAGAGATCGTCAAGAACTTCTTGCTTCACACTCTGCAGCTGCAG AGTTGGGAGAAAACGGTGGACTGCTATAGTCCTGGACAAGGACTGATGCCAGCAAGTTTTAAAGTTAGATCTGTTGCCGTAGATGATGATAAGTTTGAGGAAGTTCTTGATCCAGATTTCGGGGAGTCAGCTATTGGACGTGTTGCTCCTGTAGATTCTG GACTCTGGTGGATTATCTTACTACGAGCTTATGGGAAGCTCACCGGGGACTACTCGTTGCAGGAAAGAGTGGATGTCCAGACAGGGATAAAACTTGTTATAAACCTCTGTTTGTCTGATGGATTTGATATGTTTCCTTCTTTGCTTGTTACTGATGGTTCCTGTATGATAGATCGACGGATGGGTATTCATGGTCATCCATTAGAGATTCAA tCGTTATTTTACTCAGCTCTCCGGTGCTCTCGTGAGATGCTTGAAGTAGAGGAGGGATCCAAGAATTTGGTGAAGGCCATCAACAATAGACTGAGTGCATTGTCGTTTCACATCAGGGAGTATTACTGGGTTGATCTGAAGAAAATTAATGAGATCTATCGTTATAAGACTGAGGAGTACTCGACTGAAGCCATTAACAAGTTTAATATCTACCCCGATCAAATTCCTCATTGGTTAATGCATTGGATTCCTGAGACGGGTGGTTATCTCATTGGCAACCTGCAGCCGGCTCATATGGATTTTAGGTTCTTCACCCTCGGAAATCTCTGGTCTATCATTTCATCTCTGGGTACTCCAAAACAGAATGAGGCTGTACTGAATCTGATCGAAGCCAAATGGGACGATCTTATTGGTCAAATGCCACTTAAAGTGTGTTACCCTGCTGTCGAGTCAGAAGAGTGGCGAATTATCACTGGAAGCGATCCCAAGAATAC ACCTTGGTCATATCATAATGGTGGATCCTGGCCAACACTTCTATGGCAG TTTACGCTGGCGTGCATGAAGATGCGTAGGACGGATTTGGCGAAGAAGGCTCTGGGAATAGTTGAGAAACGGCTTCCTCTGGATGGGTGGCCTGAatactacgacacaaagaacgGGAAGTTCATAGGGAAGCAGGCGCGGTTGTACCAGACATGGTCTATTGCAGGATACCTGACATCGAAGATGCTGATGGAGAAGCCCGATGCGGCTGCCCTTTTGCTGTGGGAGGAAGACTACGATATTCTCGAAAACTGTGTTTGTGCTGTGAGCAACTCCAACCGGAAGAATTGCTCGCGCATGCTTGCCAAGTCTCAGATCCTGGTCTGA
- the LOC121806928 gene encoding uncharacterized protein LOC121806928 → MSLITEEIRAAASEMYRGDEICQEKSKFLLTEMGLPNGLLPLRDIIEVGYIKDTGFVWLIQKKKFDHKFEKIGRHVQYGAEVTAYVEQKKIKKLTGVKAKEMMIWLSICDIYIDHPPTGKITFKSPTGFSRSFPIDAFVVEDNKPPVKDAVNLAAKAEVVQVKEV, encoded by the coding sequence atgtctctGATCACCGAAGAAATAAGAGCGGCGGCATCAGAGATGTACCGCGGCGACGAGATCTGTCAGGAGAAATCGAAATTTCTCCTGACAGAAATGGGCCTCCCGAACGGGCTCCTCCCGCTGCGGGACATCATTGAAGTCGGGTACATCAAGGACACGGGGTTCGTGTGGCTGATCCAGAAAAAGAAGTTCGACCACAAGTTCGAGAAGATCGGGAGGCACGTGCAGTACGGGGCCGAGGTGACTGCCTACGTGGAGCAAAAGAAGATCAAGAAGCTGACCGGCGTCAAGGCCAAGGAGATGATGATCTGGCTCTCCATCTGCGACATCTACATCGACCATCCCCCCACTGGCAAGATCACCTTCAAGAGCCCCACCGGCTTCTCCCGCTCCTTCCCCATCGACGCCTTCGTTGTCGAAGACAATAAGCCTCCGGTCAAGGACGCCGTCAACCTCGCCGCCAAAGCCGAGGTGGTTCAAGTCAAGGAGGTTTAG
- the LOC121807806 gene encoding pentatricopeptide repeat-containing protein At3g62890-like — protein sequence MSSAKLTSFSAIRSSLNQKSTSRTTITCSELETFFSQCPTPRLFNQILCQTICSGLIKDTYAASRILKFSTDSSFIPLDHSHKIFAKIDNSNGFIWNTMLKAFVQRNRAKDAIFLYKSMLKNGYMFMDNYTYPILIQACSLRFSEFEGREVHDHVVKMGFCGDVYVVNNLINVYSVCGQVGDARKVFDESPVLDLVSWNSLLAGYVLVGSVDNAKVLYARMPEQNIIASNSMIVLLGRSGRLNEARQLLEEMDKKDVVSWTAMISCYEQNLMYKEALDMFLTMCRKGINVDEVVIVSVLSACSHLASVRMGESVHGLVAKVGFESYINLQNALIHMYSKCEDVSAAEKLFKAGCVLDLISWNSMISGYVKCGLVEKARDLFDRMPEKDVVSWSSMISGNAQHGNFSETLALFHEMLHQGVKPDETTLVSVVSACAQLAALDQGKWAHAYIRKNGMKVKIILGTTLINMYMKCGSVEDAMEVFDGMDEKGVSSWNALILGLAMNGQVERSLERFEEMKRCGMVPNEITFVAVLGACRHIGLVEKGREYFDSMVKDYDIEPGIKHYGCLVDLLGRAGFLKEAEEVIDTMPMPADVATWGALLGACKKHGDKEMGERLGRKLIELQPEHDGFHVLLSNIYASKGNWENVEEIRDIMVRQGVVKTPGCSIIEAGGVVHEFMAGDKSHPRIKEIEAMLAEMVRRLRSLGYAPGTDEVLLDIDEEEKETNLFRHSEKLAIAFGLFATNAPAPIRIVKNLRICSDCHEAAKLVSKAFDREIVVRDRHRFHHFNCGSCSCNDYW from the coding sequence ATGAGTTCTGCAAAGCTAACTTCATTTTCAGCAATTAGATCATCCCTAAACCAGAAATCCACTTCAAGAACTACAATTACTTGCTCGGAATTGGAGACTTTTTTCTCTCAATGCCCTACTCCTCGCCTCTTTAATCAGATTTTATGTCAAACCATCTGCTCTGGTCTTATTAAAGACACTTATGCTGCTAGCAGAATTCTCAAGTTTTCCACCGACTCATCGTTTATTCCACTTGATCATTCTCACAAAATCTTCGCCAAAATTGACAACTCAAATGGGTTCATTTGGAATACAATGCTGAAAGCTTTTGTCCAACGGAACAGAGCAAAAGATGCAATCTTTCTGTACAAATCAATGTTAAAGAATGGTTATATGTTCATGGACAACTATACCTACCCCATCTTGATTCAGGCCTGCTCTCTCCGTTTCTCTGAATTCGAGGGGAGAGAGGTGCACGATCATGTCGTCAAGATGGGTTTCTGTGGCGATGTTTACGTTGTAAATAATTTGATAAACGTGTATAGCGTGTGCGGGCAGGTTGGTGATGCCCGAAAGGTGTTCGATGAAAGTCCTGTTTTGGATTTGGTTTCCTGGAATTCATTATTGGCTGGATATGTTTTAGTGGGGAGTGTTGACAATGCGAAGGTGCTGTATGCTCGAATGCCTGAGCAAAACATTATTGCATCAAACTCTATGATAGTGTTGTTGGGGAGGAGTGGTAGGTTGAATGAGGCGCGTCAATTGCTTGAGGAGATGGACAAGAAGGATGTGGTATCTTGGACTGCTATGATTTCTTGTTATGAGCAGAATCTGATGTATAAAGAGGCCTTAGATATGTTCTTGACAATGTGTAGAAAAGGAATTAATGTTGATGAGGTAGTCATCGTGTCTGTGCTTTCAGCTTGTTCGCATTTGGCGAGTGTGAGAATGGGGGAATCAGTTCATGGTTTGGTCGCAAAAGTTGGTTTTGAATCTTATATAAATTTACAGAATGCTTTAATTCACATGTATTCGAAATGTGAGGATGTCTCAGCAGCGGAGAAGTTGTTCAAAGCTGGTTGTGTTTTGGACTTGATATCTTGGAATTCTATGATATCTGGCTACGTTAAATGTGGATTGGTCGAGAAGGCTAGAGATTTGTTCGATAGGATGCCTGAGAAGGATGTTGTATCGTGGAGTTCAATGATATCAGGCAATGCCCAACATGGTAACTTCTCTGAGACGTTGGCGTTATTCCACGAGATGCTGCATCAAGGTGTTAAGCCTGATGAGACCACTCTCGTGAGTGTGGTTTCAGCGTGCGCTCAGCTTGCTGCCCTCGACCAAGGCAAGTGGGCTCATGCTTACATACGGAAGAATGGGATGAAGGTGAAAATTATTCTTGGCACAACTCTTATTAACATGTACATGAAATGTGGAAGTGTTGAGGATGCAATGGAGGTTTTCGATGGGATGGACGAAAAGGGAGTTTCTTCTTGGAATGCTCTGATCCTCGGCCTGGCAATGAACGGGCAAGTAGAAAGGTCGCTTGAGAGGTTTGAGGAGATGAAAAGATGTGGAATGGTGCCAAATGAGATAACTTTCGTGGCTGTTCTTGGTGCTTGCCGGCATATAGGTCTGGTAGAGAAGGGCCGGGAGTATTTTGATTCGATGGTGAAAGATTATGACATTGAACCTGGCATTAAACACTATGGATGCTTGGTAGATCTTCTTGGGAGAGCGGGGTTTCTGAAAGAAGCGGAGGAAGTTATTGACACGATGCCTATGCCAGCCGATGTTGCTACTTGGGGCGCTCTGCTTGGAGCTTGCAAGAAACACGGTGACAAGGAAATGGGAGAGAGATTAGGAAGGAAACTTATCGAGCTTCAGCCTGAGCACGATGGGTTTCATGTATTGTTGTCGAATATTTATGCCTCTAAAGGGAACTGGGAGAACGTGGAGGAGATAAGAGACATCATGGTGCGGCAAGGTGTGGTTAAAACCCCAGGTTGCAGTATAATCGAAGCCGGTGGTGTTGTGCATGAATTCATGGCTGGGGACAAATCACACCCCAGGATTAAGGAAATTGAGGCAATGTTGGCTGAAATGGTTAGGAGATTGAGGAGCCTAGGTTATGCACCGGGCACGGATGAGGTTCTGCTTGATATTgatgaagaagagaaggaaacaAATCTGTTTAGACATAGCGAGAAGCTGGCAATTGCCTTTGGCCTGTTTGCAACGAATGCTCCTGCACCGATAAGAATAGTTAAGAATTTGAGAATCTGCAGTGACTGTCACGAGGCAGCAAAGTTGGTGTCCAAAGCTTTTGATCGTGAGATTGTGGTGAGGGATCGGCACAGATTCCACCATTTCAACTGTGGTTCTTGTTCCTGCAACGATTATTGGTAG
- the LOC121807807 gene encoding putative pentatricopeptide repeat-containing protein At1g56570, with protein MTSRKLVHHLNPRFPNFLPLSSSTHFSSPFAPKPPAVLATNIIKSYLEAGLVNDARILFDEMPDRDVVAWSAMISGYTSCNRPADAWAAFRDMLPEVRPNEFTFSSVLKACKTMNSLPRGAMAHALALRHGFLGSIYVANALMDMYASCCDDMDRARTAFEEIGVKNSVTWTTLIAGYTHMGDGHGGLDVFRRMLLEEVELNPFNVSIAIRACTSIGSQAFGKQIHSTVFKHGFETNIPVMNSVLDMYCRCNGLSDADQCFGEMVERDIITWNTMIAGYEKSDPYKALDLYSSLMLEGLVPNCFTFTSVIAAVANIPILGLGEQVRGGVVRRGLEDDMGVANALIDMYAKCGSIVSSCKIFKAMRYKNVVSWTSMMIGYGSHGHGKEAVALFNKMVESGVRPDRILFVAVLNACSHTGLVDEGLEYFKAMVYSYNITPDQEIYGCVVDLLGRAGRLQEAYKLIEAMPFMPDESVWGAFLGACKAHKLAELGSKAARRVLDLRPGVSGTYLALSSLYASNGKWGDFARMRKLLKGMGSKKEAGMSWIEVKNQICSFVAGDKMGSHIDWVYEAVDTVGLHIKDAQYSPDLQCLEDDLE; from the exons ATGACATCAAGAAAGCTAGTCCATCATCTGAATCCCAGATTCCCCAACTTTCTCCCTCTCTCCTCATCAACCCATTTCAGCTCACCGTTTGCCCCCAAACCCCCTGCAGTTCTGGCCACAAATATCATCAAGTCATACCTGGAGGCGGGCCTCGTCAATGACGCCCGCATCCTGTTCGACGAAATGCCTGACCGAGACGTGGTGGCTTGGTCCGCCATGATCAGCGGCTACACCTCCTGCAACCGCCCCGCCGATGCTTGGGCCGCCTTCCGCGACATGCTTCCTGAAGTCCGCCCCAACGAGTTCACCTTCTCCAGCGTACTCAAGGCCTGCAAGACCATGAATTCTCTCCCCCGTGGCGCCATGGCCCACGCGCTCGCCCTCCGGCATGGCTTCCTCGGGAGCATCTACGTTGCCAACGCACTCATGGACATGTACGCTTCGTGCTGCGATGATATGGACAGAGCCCGCACTGCGTTTGAGGAGATTGGTGTTAAGAACTCGGTCACGTGGACTACTCTGATCGCTGGCTATACGCATATGGGAGACGGCCATGGCGGTCTTGATGTTTTTAGGAGAATGTTGTTG GAGGAGGTTGAATTGAATCCGTTCAATGTTTCTATTGCTATTAGGGCTTGCACTTCGATTGGATCGCAGGCCTTTGGGAAGCAGATACATTCTACAGTGTTCAAACATGGATTCGAAACGAATATCCCTGTGATGAACTCTGTTCTAGACATGTACTGCCGGTGTAATGGTCTGAGTGATGCAGATCAATGCTTTGGTGAGATGGTAGAAAGAGATATAATCACATGGAACACCATGATTGCAGGGTACGAGAAGTCGGATCCGTACAAGGCCCTGGACCTCTACTCGAGCTTGATGCTCGAAGGCCTCGTGCCAAACTGTTTCACATTCACCTCTGTCATAGCTGCAGTAGCTAACATTCCAATCTTGGGGCTTGGAGAGCAGGTTCGTGGTGGGGTCGTGAGAAGAGGCCTTGAAGACGACATGGGGGTGGCCAATGCCTTGATCGACATGTATGCCAAATGCGGTAGCATTGTGAGCTCATGCAAGATTTTCAAGGCGATGCGTTACAAGAATGTTGTGTCTTGGACCTCTATGATGATCGGATATGGCAGCCACGGGCATGGGAAGGAAGCTGTTGCGTTGTTCAACAAGATGGTTGAGTCCGGAGTCAGACCTGATCGGATTTTGTTTGTTGCTGTTTTGAACGCTTGCAGCCACACGGGGCTTGTTGACGAGGGCCTGGAGTACTTCAAAGCAATGGTGTACAGTTACAACATAACTCCGGACCAGGAGATCTATGGGTGTGTCGTGGATTTGCTTGGTCGTGCTGGGCGGCTTCAGGAAGCATACAAGCTGATAGAAGCCATGCCGTTTATGCCGGATGAATCCGTTTGGGGGGCGTTTCTTGGAGCCTGCAAAGCACATAAGCTTGCAGAGCTGGGGAGCAAAGCTGCAAGAAGGGTGTTGGATTTGAGGCCTGGTGTTTCCGGGACGTATTTGGCGCTGTCTAGCTTATATGCCTCTAACGGGAAGTGGGGGGATTTTGCGAGAATGAGAAAATTATTGAAAGGGATGGGGAGCAAGAAAGAGGCGGGGATGAGCTGGATCGAGGTGAAGAATCAGATCTGTAGTTTTGTTGCAGGAGATAAGATGGGATCCCATATCGATTGGGTTTACGAAGCTGTAGATACGGTGGGACTGCATATAAAAGATGCTCAATACAGTCCTGATTTGCAATGCTTAGAAGATGATTTGGAGTGA
- the LOC121809250 gene encoding uncharacterized protein LOC121809250: MSLVTDAIRAAASEMYHGDDICREKSKQLLTEMGLPNGLLPLKDIVEVGYVKETGFVWLIQKKKCEHRFEKIGKPVQYATEVTAYIQPNRITKLTGVKAKELLLWVVLREIYVDVPPTGKITFKTPTGLFRTYPVDAFQLQDDNNNNKNENANEKEKEKKPAVEIKPTVEVKEV, translated from the coding sequence ATGTCTCTAGTAACAGACGCGATCAGAGCGGCGGCGTCGGAGATGTACCACGGCGACGATATCTGCCGGGAGAAGTCGAAGCAGCTCCTGACGGAGATGGGGCTGCCGAACGGGCTCCTGCCGCTCAAGGACATCGTGGAAGTCGGGTACGTGAAGGAGACCGGGTTCGTGTGGCTGATTCAGAAGAAGAAGTGCGAGCACCGCTTCGAGAAGATTGGGAAGCCCGTGCAGTACGCCACGGAGGTCACCGCCTACATCCAGCCCAACCGCATCACCAAGCTCACCGGCGTCAAGGCCAAGGAGCTCCTGCTCTGGGTCGTTCTTAGGGAGATCTACGTCGACGTTCCTCCCACCGGCAAGATCACCTTCAAGACCCCCACCGGCCTCTTCCGCACCTATCCTGTCGACGCCTTCCAGCTTCAAGACGACAACAATAACAACAAGAACGAGAACGCGaatgagaaggagaaggagaagaagcccGCCGTTGAAATAAAACCCACCGTTGAAGTCAAGGAGGTTTGA